One genomic segment of Coffea arabica cultivar ET-39 chromosome 6e, Coffea Arabica ET-39 HiFi, whole genome shotgun sequence includes these proteins:
- the LOC113697202 gene encoding uncharacterized protein isoform X2, with amino-acid sequence MSRTTEKGRIGRLSFSCIFGKHERKTTGNLVVCLTQVDGYADPMVYSFKSFPIRKLIHHSSSRLKPKEEFVWHEIKDAFDACTPHYFAMSLIHTGGLVYVVGGVKADEEERHLYEPGRLPREFSCISLSTPLGNSRAEIKCPMHGAKYFPLIEEIDGCIYVLSGPLPSYGSPDIIDIGFEVYYPSEDRWADLPIPPFLKKGSYSIMFRGFFSYVVIGSRLCVSTGEYACAFDTVQWEWEACELFSDFPIQPAEHFVRHLDGCGPPFPFEKKAILYKDNIFLCIMPAVHLPVCLFQICDGKAVKMPLLLDGIPNGGAVDLVDLGNDYFAVMLFEYETEGQAEDLTIVTFKLLSERGGDGALSCALKKTEQKKKSLFSWMMSTGISCSYVPMFGETDYDPGRYISHISFDEQLDALGRAVDAGKIRYIGLSNETPYGVMKFLEIAQKQPHYPRIVSLQNAYNLLCRNFDFGMAECCHHESHILKLLKNTTSTRCLLQLPLFFDTLLLQVPFLELQQCDKSKRFSMPAVSI; translated from the exons ATGTCGCGAACAACAGAGAAAGGGAGAATTGGGAGACTGTCCTTCAGCTGTATTTTTGGAAAGCATGAAAGGAAAACAACAGGAAACCTCGTGGTGTGCTTAACGCAAGTGGATGGTTATGCGGATCCAATGGTTTATTCTTTCAAGTCTTTTCCAATTCGGAAATTGATTCACCATTCTTCAAGCAGGCTTAAACCGAAAGAGGAGTTTGTCTGGCATGAGATAAAGGATGCATTTGATGCATGCACTCCACATTACTTTGCTATGAGTTTGATTCATACTGGAGGTTTGGTTTATGTTGTTGGTGGTGTGAAGGCCGATGAGGAAGAGAGGCACTTGTATGAGCCAGGCAGGTTGCCCCGAGAGTTCAGTTGCATCTCTCTCTCAACTCCTCTAGGAAACTCTCGAGCAGAGATTAAGTGCCCAATGCATGGGGCAAAGTATTTCCCGCTTATAGAGGAAATTGATGGTTGCATCTATGTTCTATCTGGCCCCCTGCCCAGCTATGGATCTCCTGATATAATTGACATCGGCTTTGAGGTTTATTATCCTTCAGAGGATAGGTGGGCTGATCTGCCGATTCCTCCTTTTCTCAAAAAAGGTAGTTACTCCATTATGTTTAGGGGCTTCTTTTCATATGTAGTGATTGGTTCAAGGTTGTGTGTTTCGACTGGGGAATACGCGTGTGCTTTTGACACTGTGCAGTGGGAGTGGGAGGCTTGTGAGTTATTTTCTGATTTCCCGATTCAACCTGCCGAACATTTTGTGCGACACCTAGATGGTTGCGGTCCTCCATttccttttgagaaaaaagcCATCCTATATAAAGACAATATCTTCTTGTGCATTATGCCTGCCGTCCATCTTCCTGTCTGTCTCTTTCAAATTTGCGATGGGAAAGCGGTAAAAATGCCACTTTTATTGGATGGCATACCAAATGGAGGTGCTGTTGATCTTGTTGATTTAGGAAATGATTACTTTGCTGTAATGCTTTTTGAATACGAAACAGAGGGACAGGCCGAAGATCTGACAATTGTCACTTTCAAGCTGCTTTCAGAAAGAGGGGGAGATGGAGCTCTGAGTTGTGCATTG AAAAAaacagaacaaaaaaaaaaaagtttgttttCGTGGATGATGTCCACTGGGATTTCTTGCAGTTATGTTCCAATGTTTGGAGAAACTGACTATGATCCTGGCCGTTATATTTCACATATAAGTTTTGATGAACAACTTGATGCTTTAGGCAGAGCTGTTGATGCTGGTAAG ATCAGATACATCGGACTAAGCAATGAGACTCCGTATGGAGTCATGAAGTTTCTGGAAATTGCCCAAAAGCAACCTCACTATCCAAGGATAGTATCTTTGCAG AATGCGTACAACTTGCTTTGCCGGAACTTTGATTTTGGGATGGCTGAATGCTGTCACCATGAGAG TCATATCTTGAAATTGCTGAAGAATACGACGTCCACCCGGTGTCTCTTGCAATTG CCTTTGTTCTTCGACACCCTCTTGTTGCAAGTGCCATTTTTGGAGCTACAACAGTGTGACAAATCCAAGAGGTTCTCAATGCCTGCAGTGTCAATCTGA
- the LOC113697202 gene encoding uncharacterized protein isoform X1, which translates to MSRTTEKGRIGRLSFSCIFGKHERKTTGNLVVCLTQVDGYADPMVYSFKSFPIRKLIHHSSSRLKPKEEFVWHEIKDAFDACTPHYFAMSLIHTGGLVYVVGGVKADEEERHLYEPGRLPREFSCISLSTPLGNSRAEIKCPMHGAKYFPLIEEIDGCIYVLSGPLPSYGSPDIIDIGFEVYYPSEDRWADLPIPPFLKKGSYSIMFRGFFSYVVIGSRLCVSTGEYACAFDTVQWEWEACELFSDFPIQPAEHFVRHLDGCGPPFPFEKKAILYKDNIFLCIMPAVHLPVCLFQICDGKAVKMPLLLDGIPNGGAVDLVDLGNDYFAVMLFEYETEGQAEDLTIVTFKLLSERGGDGALSCALKKTEQKKKSLFSWMMSTGISCSYVPMFGETDYDPGRYISHISFDEQLDALGRAVDAGKIRYIGLSNETPYGVMKFLEIAQKQPHYPRIVSLQNLCNLLWRGFFFKNAYNLLCRNFDFGMAECCHHESHILKLLKNTTSTRCLLQLPLFFDTLLLQVPFLELQQCDKSKRFSMPAVSI; encoded by the exons ATGTCGCGAACAACAGAGAAAGGGAGAATTGGGAGACTGTCCTTCAGCTGTATTTTTGGAAAGCATGAAAGGAAAACAACAGGAAACCTCGTGGTGTGCTTAACGCAAGTGGATGGTTATGCGGATCCAATGGTTTATTCTTTCAAGTCTTTTCCAATTCGGAAATTGATTCACCATTCTTCAAGCAGGCTTAAACCGAAAGAGGAGTTTGTCTGGCATGAGATAAAGGATGCATTTGATGCATGCACTCCACATTACTTTGCTATGAGTTTGATTCATACTGGAGGTTTGGTTTATGTTGTTGGTGGTGTGAAGGCCGATGAGGAAGAGAGGCACTTGTATGAGCCAGGCAGGTTGCCCCGAGAGTTCAGTTGCATCTCTCTCTCAACTCCTCTAGGAAACTCTCGAGCAGAGATTAAGTGCCCAATGCATGGGGCAAAGTATTTCCCGCTTATAGAGGAAATTGATGGTTGCATCTATGTTCTATCTGGCCCCCTGCCCAGCTATGGATCTCCTGATATAATTGACATCGGCTTTGAGGTTTATTATCCTTCAGAGGATAGGTGGGCTGATCTGCCGATTCCTCCTTTTCTCAAAAAAGGTAGTTACTCCATTATGTTTAGGGGCTTCTTTTCATATGTAGTGATTGGTTCAAGGTTGTGTGTTTCGACTGGGGAATACGCGTGTGCTTTTGACACTGTGCAGTGGGAGTGGGAGGCTTGTGAGTTATTTTCTGATTTCCCGATTCAACCTGCCGAACATTTTGTGCGACACCTAGATGGTTGCGGTCCTCCATttccttttgagaaaaaagcCATCCTATATAAAGACAATATCTTCTTGTGCATTATGCCTGCCGTCCATCTTCCTGTCTGTCTCTTTCAAATTTGCGATGGGAAAGCGGTAAAAATGCCACTTTTATTGGATGGCATACCAAATGGAGGTGCTGTTGATCTTGTTGATTTAGGAAATGATTACTTTGCTGTAATGCTTTTTGAATACGAAACAGAGGGACAGGCCGAAGATCTGACAATTGTCACTTTCAAGCTGCTTTCAGAAAGAGGGGGAGATGGAGCTCTGAGTTGTGCATTG AAAAAaacagaacaaaaaaaaaaaagtttgttttCGTGGATGATGTCCACTGGGATTTCTTGCAGTTATGTTCCAATGTTTGGAGAAACTGACTATGATCCTGGCCGTTATATTTCACATATAAGTTTTGATGAACAACTTGATGCTTTAGGCAGAGCTGTTGATGCTGGTAAG ATCAGATACATCGGACTAAGCAATGAGACTCCGTATGGAGTCATGAAGTTTCTGGAAATTGCCCAAAAGCAACCTCACTATCCAAGGATAGTATCTTTGCAG AACTTGTGCAACTTGCTCTGGCGGGGCTTTTTTTTCAAG AATGCGTACAACTTGCTTTGCCGGAACTTTGATTTTGGGATGGCTGAATGCTGTCACCATGAGAG TCATATCTTGAAATTGCTGAAGAATACGACGTCCACCCGGTGTCTCTTGCAATTG CCTTTGTTCTTCGACACCCTCTTGTTGCAAGTGCCATTTTTGGAGCTACAACAGTGTGACAAATCCAAGAGGTTCTCAATGCCTGCAGTGTCAATCTGA
- the LOC113697202 gene encoding uncharacterized protein isoform X3, translated as MSRTTEKGRIGRLSFSCIFGKHERKTTGNLVVCLTQVDGYADPMVYSFKSFPIRKLIHHSSSRLKPKEEFVWHEIKDAFDACTPHYFAMSLIHTGGLVYVVGGVKADEEERHLYEPGRLPREFSCISLSTPLGNSRAEIKCPMHGAKYFPLIEEIDGCIYVLSGPLPSYGSPDIIDIGFEVYYPSEDRWADLPIPPFLKKGSYSIMFRGFFSYVVIGSRLCVSTGEYACAFDTVQWEWEACELFSDFPIQPAEHFVRHLDGCGPPFPFEKKAILYKDNIFLCIMPAVHLPVCLFQICDGKAVKMPLLLDGIPNGGAVDLVDLGNDYFAVMLFEYETEGQAEDLTIVTFKLLSERGGDGALSCALNAYNLLCRNFDFGMAECCHHESHILKLLKNTTSTRCLLQLPLFFDTLLLQVPFLELQQCDKSKRFSMPAVSI; from the exons ATGTCGCGAACAACAGAGAAAGGGAGAATTGGGAGACTGTCCTTCAGCTGTATTTTTGGAAAGCATGAAAGGAAAACAACAGGAAACCTCGTGGTGTGCTTAACGCAAGTGGATGGTTATGCGGATCCAATGGTTTATTCTTTCAAGTCTTTTCCAATTCGGAAATTGATTCACCATTCTTCAAGCAGGCTTAAACCGAAAGAGGAGTTTGTCTGGCATGAGATAAAGGATGCATTTGATGCATGCACTCCACATTACTTTGCTATGAGTTTGATTCATACTGGAGGTTTGGTTTATGTTGTTGGTGGTGTGAAGGCCGATGAGGAAGAGAGGCACTTGTATGAGCCAGGCAGGTTGCCCCGAGAGTTCAGTTGCATCTCTCTCTCAACTCCTCTAGGAAACTCTCGAGCAGAGATTAAGTGCCCAATGCATGGGGCAAAGTATTTCCCGCTTATAGAGGAAATTGATGGTTGCATCTATGTTCTATCTGGCCCCCTGCCCAGCTATGGATCTCCTGATATAATTGACATCGGCTTTGAGGTTTATTATCCTTCAGAGGATAGGTGGGCTGATCTGCCGATTCCTCCTTTTCTCAAAAAAGGTAGTTACTCCATTATGTTTAGGGGCTTCTTTTCATATGTAGTGATTGGTTCAAGGTTGTGTGTTTCGACTGGGGAATACGCGTGTGCTTTTGACACTGTGCAGTGGGAGTGGGAGGCTTGTGAGTTATTTTCTGATTTCCCGATTCAACCTGCCGAACATTTTGTGCGACACCTAGATGGTTGCGGTCCTCCATttccttttgagaaaaaagcCATCCTATATAAAGACAATATCTTCTTGTGCATTATGCCTGCCGTCCATCTTCCTGTCTGTCTCTTTCAAATTTGCGATGGGAAAGCGGTAAAAATGCCACTTTTATTGGATGGCATACCAAATGGAGGTGCTGTTGATCTTGTTGATTTAGGAAATGATTACTTTGCTGTAATGCTTTTTGAATACGAAACAGAGGGACAGGCCGAAGATCTGACAATTGTCACTTTCAAGCTGCTTTCAGAAAGAGGGGGAGATGGAGCTCTGAGTTGTGCATTG AATGCGTACAACTTGCTTTGCCGGAACTTTGATTTTGGGATGGCTGAATGCTGTCACCATGAGAG TCATATCTTGAAATTGCTGAAGAATACGACGTCCACCCGGTGTCTCTTGCAATTG CCTTTGTTCTTCGACACCCTCTTGTTGCAAGTGCCATTTTTGGAGCTACAACAGTGTGACAAATCCAAGAGGTTCTCAATGCCTGCAGTGTCAATCTGA